GCTGCGTTAGCTTGCGGTCTCGCTCTCGCGCATAGATGGGCTTCTGCTGGCGCCAGAACTCGGTGCGCGTGTCCAGATAGGTGATGCAATTGACAATAATGTCCTGCAGTCTCTCCCCACCGCGCATCTTACTTTTCACCAGGTCTGTAGGGCCCAGTTACGACGTTCTTGTAAATGGAATATCTGCCCTTATCACATAACACCCGTACAAGGACTATGGTCattaaatgtacagactagGCATGTGATGGAAGAGCATCTCTGGAGTGAGAGTGTAGACGGGGCATTGATGCAGGGTCGGTGAAGGAGGCTCAGCTGCCCTACCTTCATCTTTCAGAAGTTTCTCCAGGTACTCCTTATCGCTGTAGAGCTCCCCGAGCAGCAGCTTGGCCATTTTCTGGTTCTGTTGCTTCATCTCCCTTCTCAGGGGATGAATGACGCCTGTCGGACGCACAGTCTTCACCTGACAAACAATCCCACAAGCAGTACCCGTAAGTattacgggggggggggggggggggggcgtatcATATTGTCTCAAGGCTTTACCATTGACTCACGCCCGTCATCAGTCTGGTGGAAAAAGGACAGGTCCCCCTTGTTTTCCAGTTTAACAGATGAGGGGCCTGAGGAAAGACGTGAGACTTAGGGGGGGTGGAAACCCATTTCAAACTGACCATATATGCATTCTGAGAAAAAGGTGAGGTTCATTTGTTGTTCTGGTACTTACTACCCACAGAGTTGTGGATGGCCTCCTGGGCCTTCTGGATGCCCAGTCTGAATTCCTGAAGCTCTGGCCGCAGCTTGTGCCCCCTGTGGTAGAACACCAGGGCAAACTCAAAGTCTCCCATGGTGTACAGAGCTTCAGCTTTCTGATACAAACCCTGGAGATTTAGGAACACACACTAAATTAATATAAATTGACAAGGATCTCCTGATTAAAACCAGTGTCCCAGATAAAGCTGAAGGATGGATGTTTCTAATAACTAGCACTTATGTTGGGGTAAGAAGAAACCATAAATCACTGGGTTTCAGTGGCACAGTACCTTTGTACGTGTTTTGCCCAGTCTAGCCCAGAATCACAACAAGCCAGAAGGAACTTATTCTCTTGACTTTTACCTTGAATTAGTACCCATGGGCTGCCACAAGGCATCACTAAAGTGCAACTAGACACGGCAACCCAAATTAATTACTCATCCGCCAATCCTGCATCTATCCGGCATATTGCACCGCCTACAGTGGGCATGGCTCCTTTAAATtgacatacacatatatatatacacacacacatacatacacatatatttttttaatattcagtGAGAGGCATTGATGTCAACGGCCTGTACTCTAATGACAATTGCTATGTTACCCTTATAACTATGCATAGACCATCTCAAATGTCAACATGGAACACTCCAATGTTTTTTGTAAGTTGCCAAGATGTCACATCACATGCATCACAGTTACACATACCCTCATAACAACCTAAATATTAACCATTCAAAAAACTTCAAGGGTCAAAATAGCAGTTAATCTATCCTTACTAAATTCGACACTGTGACCCCGAGGCAAAAACGTCTTAATTAATGAACTGCGCCATGGACCCCGAGAAGTGGCTGGCTTTTTTGTGCGGAAACCAGGACAACCTAGTGGTAATTGAAAATACTGATAGGGCTATGGGCTGATAGGGGTATGACGCGTTTGGTTTCCAACAAGAcatgcaataaaacatttcctcaGTAATGGCGAACTGGTTGATATGCGATAATTGTGATCATAGCATTATTTCTGCAATGACCGCTAAACAAACTCCGGAAGTAAAACATGCCCAGTGCACCTTGAAGAATTCTTTGTCCTCTTTAAGAGAGGCCTCTGCATCCCGCAATGCATTGTCAGGATCTCCCATCTTCACATAACATTTTGATCTGGCAACCAGACAATTTCTTTCATCTGGCTGTATAATCAATGCCTGAAAAAGATTGAGGAATTGTCATTAGGAACTTGCTATATACAAACTTGCCACAGGCGCACTGTAGACTGGAGTAGCAAAACAGACTTACTGGCCACTGCACTGAGGCCGTTTTAACAAATTATCAAGCCAACTATCACTTAGCTAGACATCTTTTGCTGGATTGCATTTAACCACAAGGTTATTGTTAAATAATCACATGGTGTTAACAGTCATCGTAACTATATAATCGGACGAATGGCAAATGTTGACATACCAACAGAACTACACAAAACACTACAGGTGCTCAGTAGGCTTTTAATGACAGCAAACGCGTAAGTTGCTGCGTACAGTTCTACTTAACTAGCTAATAAATTAACCAGAGTTAGCTAGAACTCAACAGTCCGCAGAGACGTATTTTGCCTTACCGTAGAGTagctctcaatagctttaacatACTCTCCTTTATGGAATAACTGATCCCCTTCGGCCATGTAAGTAGAAAATGTGCTTTTGGGTCCTTGATCACCTCCAGTGTCAGACATTtttgcaataataaaaaaacaacaatatccAATGCTATCAAGTCCCTTCGTGTAGCCAACAAAGTCCGGTCAATGGTATCCTAGCAACTAGCCTAACAAGTCCAAACGGGTCATAGGAAAAGTGTTAAAATAAACCCCGATTTAAAACACATGGAAAAGTACGGTGGTTCTTACAGCCGAACAAATGTATGCATTGGAATTAATATAGAAATTATCACCAACTCTCATCTCCCAAAAAATGTCAAGTATTTTGCGTTTAGTACTGTATTTTAACGTGGGGTATACGAGTACATCAGAAGAGAACCTGTGCCCGCTTGGACTATATCGgatgaacaaaatgaaaacaacccACTGACAAAAGGGACATTTGAAGGGGGAAACCAGAAGAGGCCAATTTTATTTACATGTCTGTTGGATAGATAACGGTCCATAGTCAAGACAGTTGAGAGCTTTATGAGAGCAGGATGGGGTTGGGGATGCTCACTTCTTAAAAGTGCAccaattgattaaaaaaaacttccACAATGCTATGACTTAACAGCATGTATACACCATGTGTAAACAGGATGATAGGCTCTTTTCATATTAGCTGCATAATTAACAGGAGAAAAGGAACTGTGGCCAGGACAGTCGGATATGGCTACGTTAATAGCCCACAGACATCCACCTTATTATAATCTGGGTAACAACACAGGCAATGTGTTAAGTCATGACTGCTTGTCCAGACACAATCTAGATATCCCCAATCAAATTGTATACAATACTTGTATGCAGTGAGGAAGGTACAGTACTGGTTGACTGAGTGGTGGCTTGCATTCAGCCTGCTGGGGAACACAGCCAGTATAATAAAAATGTCGACACAGTACCTTATATGCTGGGTGAGCACAACCAAATTAATTTCCTGATATTGTGTCAAAAGGAAGCTCTTCCTTGGTGCCCTGTAAGTTATATTTTGTCCATAATGAAGGAGCATCCTCACCCCTTGGTAGCAGCTCTAtgagacagcaaatttacaataaatatacatatcaaaataaaaaaaggaaaacagtcAAACTatcaacacaaataaacactttacatttcagtaaaatGTACAATGCAGCAACCGGTGAATGGCAACATCGAACATAAAACCTGTGGCGTAGAAGCCGCCCACAAGATGGCAACCGGCCTgccagacagaacacacatggAGCTATGAGAAAAGCCATCTCCACTGTCGTCTTCTGACTGTACTCAAATAGCTGTTGATGGATTTAACTCTATTGACCCCAGGCTGTTTGAGAAACCTAAAATTACAACTTAACTGTTCATAACACACGAAATGAAGACAACTTTCAATCAGCATCCACTCAGCCGCAAAGTGATCTTTTGGTTGTTGGACATAAATGCAGGCTCCCCACACGACAGTAAAAGTTGTTCAGTTGCCTGCTGTGTTTTTCCCCATTAAATACTAGGCAACGTAATGCATGCTTTGAATGTTTGGGCACTAGGTCAAGGTAAGGGGCAGGCAGCTAAATGGGGTTGGTTGCATGCTTAAAGCACAGGAGCCCGTTTCCCATAAGCATCGTAAGGCTAAGTTTATCATCAGCCTCACATGGTTTGAATAAAAGTCTTAAAAGTCCAGttcagcaaaagaaaaaaaataaagtgtcCTGTGTTTAATGTATACTGACACAGTATGAGGTTCGAATAATACTGTGAAACTGAAAATGCCCATTTAATGTAAGTACGGTTTGAAAAGAGTGGCTGAATTATGTTTGGGTGGGGTTTTAGCTCTTCGCTGAGAAGCTACTTTTCACTATTTTCTTAACCATATAATTTTAAAGCAATTAAAGTAAGCTACTTTAATACACAAAAATTATACAATActgcaatgaaaaaaaataaatggctgcATTGGAACTTTGGGACGCTTTTGGGAAGGTGGGCCCTGGCCTGTTTTAGATTTCCCCTTTATTAGTCCAACCTTGACCTGAGGCGTAGAAATCAGAATAGTTTGTTTCAAAGTATGATCAATACTTTTGGGGTCAACAttctttttatatacattttaattttgtaattACTGTTTAACATGATGACACCAAATTGTGTATGAAAACAGTACGAATCTTCATAGTCTTGCTTCATTATTCTGTTGCACAACTTGATATGGTGGAATTATTCACTCAGGTAATGACAGGCCAACGGAGCAACAGCCAGGCAAATTAAAATGGAGTCGGGGGTGAATCTGTTTGAATAGAGTCCATTACTGGAGTAGCAGCTTCC
This is a stretch of genomic DNA from Esox lucius isolate fEsoLuc1 chromosome 11, fEsoLuc1.pri, whole genome shotgun sequence. It encodes these proteins:
- the ttc25 gene encoding tetratricopeptide repeat protein 25 isoform X1; protein product: MSDTGGDQGPKSTFSTYMAEGDQLFHKGEYVKAIESYSTALIIQPDERNCLVARSKCYVKMGDPDNALRDAEASLKEDKEFFKGLYQKAEALYTMGDFEFALVFYHRGHKLRPELQEFRLGIQKAQEAIHNSVGSPSSVKLENKGDLSFFHQTDDGRESMVKTVRPTGVIHPLRREMKQQNQKMAKLLLGELYSDKEYLEKLLKDEDLVKSKMRGGERLQDIIVNCITYLDTRTEFWRQQKPIYARERDRKLTQQKWNKSRQNPPFDPTRFVLKNLEEIDAALTVGDAEGSLKKAQEVLKSVQGWSEDVVPNKKEVLGNLHSCIGNALIDLGEMNKALDNHQKDLDLARQYKLPDAMSRALDNVGRVYARIGKFPQAIDAWEEKIPLARGGLERTWLFHEIGRCYLELKRYHQARDYGARSLAAANEIADEKWQLNACVLVAQSEMRLGNFTSSVAHFEKALDRALPEDPARDAIRKALSEARQCL